Part of the Rhinoderma darwinii isolate aRhiDar2 chromosome 2, aRhiDar2.hap1, whole genome shotgun sequence genome, aataatgaatatttactggaaatcagtgtgacttctgctgttgcctttcagagaccagttcagaaaTGCGCGGCTTCACCTTGGCAAGTGCCACTCTCatgtcattttcgcaacaaagtcTGTTCCTTTTCTTCGTTTTTATGTCCAGCATCCTCGAAAAGGATTGCTCGCAAAGATATGTTGTAACAAACGGTATGAAAATCTCCAGAGCTTTCTTAGCAATAACAGGGTACGTTACCATTTGTTGACACCAAAACATTGAGAGCGTTGTTGTTCTGAAGAGTTGCTGTTGAACCTggctctgctgaatttcaatgatTTCATCGAGGTATTTATCATTGACATCTGTTGTCTCAACACTAAACGTGAACGGCTGTCTCACCCATGCTGGATATGACTCTCTTGTAGGGAAGTATCCGTCGAGAGACTTTGCAAGCTCATCTAAGTGCGTGGCTAttgcttgcttcagttccgcgggTACAGAAATGTCTCCGATTCCAGATACTCCTCGATCTTACTTACACAGTCGTCCAGCAGGGGAAAGTTTGCGAAGTTATCGTTCTCTGTTCGTCGTTTCCATAAcgatagcttttttttaaaagcctTCAGGTTTTCTTCCGCTTCGATGATGTTGACTCCACCGCCCTGCATCTGTTGATTGAGATGATTGAGAGCTGCGAAGATATCAGCCATGTACGCTAAAATGAGAATGAACTCAGAATTTTTTAAGCAATCTGCATGACGATGTTGGTGCTCTTGCAAAAACAGGGCTAATTCCACACGCACGGCAAAAACACGATTCAGCACCTGTCCCCGGGATAACCACCAAACGTTAGAATGGTACAGAAGTACCTCGAATTCAGAGCCCATTTCTTTACACAGCTCACTGAAGATGCGGTGCCTCAGAGCACTATTTCGCACATAGTTCACGCATTCCACTACAATTTTTAATACTTCTGCCAGTTTTGGAGGCAAGGTTTTTGTTGCCAACGCATGCCTGTGCAGAATACAATGCGTAACAATGATGTGTGGTGCATCGGCTTTCACTAGCGCACCAAAACCAGACTTTCTTCCCAGCATGACTGGAGCTCCGTCCGAACAAACTGCAGAAACCATATCCCACGAAAGATTGTTGTCTTTGAAGAAGTCATCCACAAGTTTCTTCACATCGGCTGCCTTAGTTGTTGTCGTAAGaggtttacaaaataaaaaatcttcctttatcacGTCGTCTTTCACATAGCGCACAAATACAGCAAGCTGGCTTAGATTGGAAACGTCTGTGGTCTCGTCGAGTTGAAGGCTGAATTTTGCCGGGCTTGAAATCAGATCTGCAACTACTTGAGCCAAGATGTCTTTGCTCATGTCCTCTATTCTGTCGCTAATGGTGTCATTTGAAAGAGGAATTTGGGATAGCTTAACTTCAGCCGCTTTTCCCAGCATGATATTCGCCATCTTCAACACAGCTGGTTTTATGAGTGTTTCACCAATGGTGTGTGGTTTGCCCTGCTTTGCGATCAGGTAAGCAACTTCGTACGATGATGTGAGGATCGGTTTGTTGATGGGTACAAAGCCGAGAACAGGCAGAGTAGCCTTTTCATCGAATCTGGCTCTCTTCACCTTGAATTCAGCGAGCGTTGTGTTCTTGTATTGTCCATCTCCATGCAGCTTAAGGAAGTGTTCTCTTAGTTTTGCCGGTGCTAGACTAGAATTGCTCATCCTAGCATTGCAAATCATGCAGTTAGGACGCTGACTCCCATCACGTTCCGTTATACATGTGAATCCATATTGTACATATTCGTCCGACCACTTTCTTTTTTTGCTCGACATAGTTAGTATGAAGGGATTAAAATATTAAGAAAGAAATCACACGACGTAccatcacgacagtcacaattcgaCTACTAGGCCAAGCGATGTTGCGTGATCACCTGCAGCCAATGCTGGCTAAGCGGGGCGTGTCATCACGAATCATATGAGTCGGGTGTCTGTCTTGACCTCCGCCGAACCCCTGAGACTGACTCACCGAACCCCTGGGGTTCGATCGAACCCAGGTTAAGAACCACTGCTCTAGATCCTATTACCGGTGAACGTTTGCATCAAATTGTAGTACCCCGGCGAGATGCCAAAAGAGTGTTGGAAGCCAATCATGACCgatcgggacactttggggttcagAAAACTGAAGCTACCAACCACAGACGATTTTACTGGACGGGTGTGAGAAGtgacatagagaagtggtgccggGAATGTCCTATTTGTGCCCAGAGTAAAGGACAGTCTTCAGACCAGAAAGCCCCACTCCATTCTATCATCAGCCATAAACCTCTGAAGCTCatagccattgaccatgtcaagCTGGAACCAAGTCGTTCACGTTATGCCTATGCCATTACAATCATTGACCAAGTTTGTTATTGCTTTGCCtgtgaaagacctgactgccaagtCAACTGCTGCTATCGTTTGGAAGAATTTTGTGCTTCCTTATGGCTGCCCAGACAAGATTCTGACTGATCGTTTATCTGCCTTCGAGTCCCAACTGTTCCACGAGATGTGTTCCTTACATGGCTGTCAGAAGCTCAGAACCACCGCTTTTCATCCACAAGGAAATGGCctgtgtgagaagatgaaccagaCGCTCATTCAGATGCTGAGAACTGTTCCATCCCAGAGAAGAGCTGATTGGCCAAGTCTACTGCCTGAACTGGTGTACCTGTACAATAATACCATCCATTGTTCCACAGGGTACACTCCCTACTATCGCTGTTTGGCCGACAAGGAAAGTTACCGTCAGATATGGCCTTGGATGTCGAGGTGCCAGACACCATCAATCCCCTGCCAAAGATtgagtgggtgagtgatcaccaaCGTCGCCTGGCTGAAGCGAACGAGATTGTGGAAAATCGGATGGAAGATACTCGTCAAAAGCAACAGGTAGATTTTGACAAGAATGCCCGTGCAAAACCACTCCAAATCGGAGACCGGGTatggctgaaaaacaaccatcgCACCAGCAAGTTAGACAGCAAGTGGGAGAAAGAACCCTACACTGTAAAGTCTATCCCATATCCATGTACTGATGTCTACAAGATTGAGCGAGAGGGCCGAGATCCTCAAGTTGTACATCGCAACAGGCTTAAACCCTACCAGAAGGAAGACAGATCTACAGAACCACAGTCGGCTGAAGAACTTCCTACAGCTGGAGAAGCCCCACAGCCCATACAGGAATCTCCTCCAACTAAAGATTCTCAGCCCTCAAAAGATGAGCCAATGTTCCATCCTTTTGATTGGTTCCTCAAGCCATGGATGTCCGTGTTCATCCCCAGGGTTGTTCCTGCAGTGAATACCATCCCACCGCCTTCGGCAACAGAGTTCAGACCTTGTCaggaagaatccataaaccatgaGGTTGTGACAGAAGAGCCCCTGAGAAGATCCGAGAGAGTTAACAGAGGTAAGATGCCAGCCAGATATCAGGATTGAACTATTATGGAACTCTCGTACTGCGTTTGTTAGTCAGTGTTCATTCATTCAATTGGCTGACTAAAGCTTAAGAGAGACCAATAACATTTGCCTCTGCTACGTCCCAGATGGGCCTAAGCGCCCATGTTTCCAGTTTAGTGCCGGACTATGGACACTACCCCAGTTACGTTGATTGATTGATCTACGACCCTGTTCCCCTTCTAGAAGAGTCGTCGTCCCATTACCTACACCTTTGTGCCTTTAAAGATTTAAAGGACTTATAAATgtttgccgtatatatgtatatttcatGTTTTACAGGTCCACAGACGCTTTCTTCAAAAAGAGGGTGTATGCAGTGTCCCAGATACACTGCAGCAATGTACTGTGATTTCTGATATTGTATGTAAAAATATGTGTTtaaaactgttcctttaaggctgggctgaGGGGAGGAGTCAAGGCAGATCCCTTGTAGTTTTGAATCAGTCAGTTAGTGCTGAGAgagccaagtaacggttggagtgaGGAGCAGTTCCTGTGTAGGAGAAAACCTGCAGCTCTGAGGAGAAAATCCAGTTTAGAGATCTTGGATCAAACCTGGAGAAACACACAACTAATCCAGTTGTGTAATTACCACAGAGAGCAAATCCTGCTGAGAGAATCAAAGGAGGAAATTCAGAAGGAATCCTCTGCCTTGTCTCCTCACCTGCCAGCCTGCAGCCATTGTATCTGTACCTTACCAAGAGTTATATCATTTAAACTAATCACACTTCCATTTCCCATAGTCGTTTGGCTCAGGATATACGGTCTCATTTTCTCAATTGGTTATGATTAATAATTAGGTACCACCCCACATTACATTAACCCATTAGGATTGTGACACAAGGAATTAGATGAAGCATGCATAAGATATCTGAAGATATCTGGTCATTTAGGTCCAATGGTGTAACCATATTTAACCTAAAAATCCATTGCGCCACACGCTGGAGCACCCTCCTATCGAAGTCCCCTCTTACATTTGGTTTAACCAGTTCTATTCCTTGGAACCTGATCTTTGAGGAGTCTCAATTATGACATTCCCATATATGGCAAGGTATGGGCTTTTCCTCCTTCCTTTCTATGTCACAAATGTGGTCTCTTATGCGCATACGGAACTCCAGAATGGAGTCCACTTATAATGAGGTATACGATACCTTTGCTAATGCAGTTGATGAAAGACCTACACATGTATAACTGACCAGTAGACTTACTGATAAATTTCTTCCCTGTCAAAATCGAGCTACAGGCCATACAGGACCCACACCTGTATGTACCCGTGACTTTTTGTGACATCCACTTACCTCGGGGTTCCTCCTGCATCAGGTGACTGTGCACTAATCTGTCGCACACATTTGTCCCCCTTCTGTATGTAATACCAAGTTCATCTCCCAAGTACTCCCCTACGTCCGGGCCAGCCTTGAGTACTCCCCAGTACGTGCGGATGACATCTCACACCTGGGAGTGAGCTAAATCATAGGTTGCAATGATCCTCAATTGTGGGTTTACCTCAGCTCACTCCCTAGGGTTTAAGAGTTGGTCACAATTAACTGACAGCGAATTTTGGTATTCCCCTTTGAGGACATTTTCTGGGTAACCTCTCCTACGAAACCACTGTTTAAGATCACATGCAGCAGTTTTGAAGTCCGTAATTGTGGAGCAATTGTGGCGAGCCCTCAAATCCTGTCCATTTGGGATGCCCCTACGAAATGACTATGGGTGCCAGCTCTCCCATTTAAGCAAGCTATTCGTCACTGTGGGCTCTCTGTAGATGTTAGTTCTgagattgccccccccccctcccagataAGTTAATAGATAAATCCAAGAAGGCAATACTTCTCTCTTGGATTTCTGAGGTGAAGAACAATCCCAGTGTGTTGTTATTAAGTACCCCCACAAAGTCCTCAAACTTCTTCTTAGTGTCCAGCCATATGATGAAAACATAATTATGAATCTAAATCAGACTGATACAGAGGATGTCCATGACTCCATATCCTCGCATAAAACGACCTTTTGCTCCCACTAGAAATTTGCGTAGGTGGGCGCACAGGGGCTGCCCTTCGCAactcccctgagctggtggaagaATCTGCATTTAAATTTGCAATAGTTATGCTCTAAGATGTACCTGAGCAATTCCCCTACAAAGATGTTATGTCCCTGAAAATGCACACCTTTAGTTGATAGGAAGTGCTCCATAGCTCAACAGCCTCATGCGGAAATTGAGCTGTAGAGGGCCGCCACATCCAAGCTAGCGAGCCAACACTCCCCTTTACATTGGAAGCCCTCTGGTCTTCTAAGGACATTCATCGTATCCCTCAGATAAGATGGGAGGGCTGTGACATAGGGGCGTAAGATACAGTCTAGATCAggcgtggggaaccttttttctgccaagggccatttggatatttataacatcattcgcgggccatacaaaattatcaacttaaaacttCGCCTGTTATATGTGGTAAAACatctaattaactcacccctaatgtgatggctggaactgctttacTTTGGTGAGGCATGTGCTGTTAGccagtattgatgatgttgctactcgactctttgcaatggtaagttttgaaaagaactgcccgctgcagtaagttgttccgacttacttaaaggggttttcccatcagggacatttatgacctatccactggataggtcataaatttgagatagatgcaagtcccacctctgggacccgcacttatctctagaacagggccccctaaaccccgttctaccactcggtgttccggctgatttccgaccatgaagaagggaACATCTATTGAAAGAACAGGAGAATCCCGATACAGGTGGGATACCATCGTCAATAAGCAAACTTTCAACCAAATTTCCACAATTTGCATTGTGCCTACCAATTGATTTGTTTGTACAGTTAGTGTCTCATGAGTTTGAGAAAATATCAACATCAATTGGCGGCGACAATCTTACACCAGCCGAATGAATTAGCCTCAAGAAATTAAGATCTTTGGAAGAcactgtatttaacccctttgcgctcagtgacgtactattccgtcatgctgaccgcaccgttcgcgctcagtgacggaatagtacgtcatggggAAAATGCATTGCCATTTTCCGCCGGCGCGTTcacgagctgtgacaactgctgattCGGACAGCAGTCTATCACCGCTCAATACACCGGGACTTATCATGATGGTCCCGCCTCTTCGATTGCCGCTATCGGTCAATCAGTGACTAACTGTCCAGTAGCggagatcggtctcttcacttcctctccctgacatcacatcctgctgcaatcaCCCTGAATGCCTCTGTTGGAAATAGAGAGGCGTTCAGAGTGGTTGTGAGAAaagcaaagtgcaaaaaaatgtaaaaaaaaacttctttttgCTTatttgatctcctatcactgaccacttcttagtcttcaggaccaatttcttggtccctggggattatttttctcatttttttctttataaaatatataaaacaaaaaaaatctaatagataaataaattgttagtttagacaatttatctagttaaGTATTAggcttagttagtgtcagggaactgtcaaaaagcgtagttcggtatagcgtcagggaatttagcatcaggaatccatcaccgtagttaggtttatcatcagggaagctcggaataatctagttaggtttagtgtcagggaatagtcgccgtagttagatttagtctcagggaagttcaaataaaatctagttaggtttagtgttaggaaccctcgccctagttaggtttagtctcagggaggcccactcgttctataaaaacaccaatttttttgggctggtttaggtagcagcctattgctcctagttagggaagcataCAAACATATCCCAacatttactgccgaagaggcatattaatTTCTTGCCTCAGACACAGActtgtcggatggtgagactctattttatttatccacctccttatCCAGTGACGAAGAAGAGGAACCCTCTAGGAGACACCCTAGGACCACCACTACAGTTCaaacccccgagcgaaatgaacccgtcgcagttgaaacccccgagcgaagtgatccctccgcagttgaaaccccagagcgaagtgaccccatttggaccccccacaccagacatttatgagcccaagaggtggtgttagaagaattttccatacttagcaataatgattcaagtttttatcccaataagagttttattctcattgATGAGGAGACTGTATGTCTGACTTAATTCCATAAGCACAGGTTTATAGACACATATCAATGCATATTGCAGTACAGACCAACTGAAAAActgtttgtggctttcctgtcacatgaaatgttacacttcaaaatgagagtaggtcagttggacttcctctggagattgcaatctttattaagaagtccaacTGCCTCATACACTTAGAGAGactgtcatttaactctttgtcaactaaagtattttctgagaaacctgcatgcacatttaatatctattacatgaagtaacaataaatttaaaataaaacttttctaacaggtggttatcaagaacctaatctttagggaccaagaagaggggccacccagtacttctggaagcgaggccacatgcatcgtaccagggcaacactttccagatgaagttccccaaactggcaagaagggaaaaagtcataagaggtgcaaagtctgctataagagggggaaaaGGAAggacaaaatatatatatgtgccaCGTgttccgaaaaaccagggctctgtatgaaagaaagttatcatacatccattgatttttaatctaccccagttttacttaccctgatgcactccgcacagcttatccccctcatctttttcTTCTGcgtcctgctgtgtgcccaggcagctgttaacagccacttgtagggtattgccatacccgggagaacccacattacagttttttTGGGTGAATGTCTCCGATGGCACATGCTtgacacaatatatcggacactgaattggcatatatgcatagaaaattgcaaatctcattctgcactatctgctgcgcattatcttttacacaatacctgtggggccaaaatgctcactacaagaaAATCCCCagtggccaaatggtggtccctctaagccctcccatggtcccaaacggcagtttatcaccacaaatggggtattgccgcactcaggacaaattgggcaacaaaatgggttattttattccttgtgaaaataagaaattttgaggcaaaactacatcttattggaaaaaaatatttttttttagtttacaatccaattcaaataaattctgtgaaaaaactgtggggtctaaatggtcacaacacccataaatgaattccttgaggggtgtaatttacaaaatggggtcacttctggtgggtttccattgctttgatacctctggggctctgcaaatgtgacatggcacccgaaaaccaatccagcaaaatctggactccaaagaacacatagcgctcctttccttctgagccctcccatgggtccaaatggcagtttatcaccacaaatggggtattgccgcactcaggacaaattgggcaacaaaatggggtattttatttcttgtgaaaataagaaattttgataaaaaatgacatcttattggaaaacatgtcattttttaaattttacagcccaatttaaatacgtgctgtgaaaaacctgtgtggtcaaaatggtaacaacaaccatatatgaattccttgaggggtgtagtttccaaaatggggtcacttttggggattttctactattttggcacctcaacacctcttcaaacctggcatgctggctaaaatatattctaatataatagaggccccaaaatgcactaggtacttcttagcttctggggcttgtgttttagtccacgagcacactagagccaaatgtgggacatttctaaaaactgcagaatctggacaatacatatttagtagtgtttctctggtaaaaccttctgtgttacagaaaaaaaaaattgaataaaattgaaattcagcaagaaaaatgaaatttgctaatttcacctccactttgctttaattcctgtgaaatgactaaagggttaacaaactttctaaatgctgttttgaatactttgaggggtctagtttttaaaatggggtgttttatgggggtgtataatacataggcctctcaaagccacttcagaattgaacaggtatcttaaaaaaaaggcttttgaaattctctttaaaatatgagaaatttctgtttatgttctaagccttgtgacgtccaagaaaaataaaagaatgttaaaaaaaacgatgccaatctaatgtacacatatgggaaatgtgaactagtaactattttgggtggtataaccatctgttttacaagcagatgcatttaaattctgaaaacttcaattgttttataaattttctctaaatgttgcaatttttcaccaataaacactaaatatatcgtccaaattttgccactaacataaagcccaatgtgtcacgagaaaaccgtctcagaatcgcttggataggtttaagcattccgacattattaccacataaagtgaaatatgtcagatttcaaaaatgggctctgatccttaaggccaaaacaaggctgcgtccttaaggggttaaggacatttgTTCTTCCCCGTTTGAAATATCCTTGTTTATAGTGGCCTTTGCTTTGGTCTTTTTTGGAGCATTACGTATTTCGGAATTGATTGCCATGTCTGCAGCCCGCCcgggtggtttgttttttttaaactcgttttattgaaaaaaattgcacAATACAAATGTCCGTAGTAAAGAATAGCAAAGAAACACATTTAGGTAATAATAACTTACATGATCATAGAGgcatagtagtaatggtagtaattAACAGGTCATGACATATTTAGATCACATATTAATCTTCAATAAGGACATCCCAGCGGACACCATACATTTTAAGGTCAATTTCCAATTTATTTCAGACAAAATATAGAAGTCCTGCAAGTAACCACTCGTATGCCATCAGCCCTCCTCAAGGTTGCAACAACTGGTCCCTCAGATCTGTGAATCTATGCGGAGTGTACAGAGTGCATGGTGAATCACACCAAATCTGcaatattttataaaatgtactaatacaccctcttttcttatataaaactCGCTCATATGGAATAATGGAATTGATCAGCGATTTCCATTTTGCCACCCTAGGTGGTCTCTGATCCATCCATCTTAGTGCGATGGTTTTCCTTACCATAAACAATACCTCTTGCAGAAGAATGCGCAGGTGGAATGGCCACTGTTCTTCAGTCAGCACCCCAAATAGACAGACCTTTGGTGAAAGGGGGATCGGCTGCTTCACCACTTCCTCAACCACTCCCATCACATCCCCCCAAAAGGAGGCCACCATTGGACAATCCCAAATCATATGCCAGAAATCTGATCTGGGAAAACGACATCTATGGCATTCAGTGCTGGGGTATCTGCCCTTCTGTGCAATCTCACCGGCGTGAGATAGCTCTGGTGAACTATGGATAATTgaatcattttgttatttgccACCGGTGAGACCGAGAGAGGAGATGAGAGTATATCCTCCCATTCCTCCCCCGTCAGATCTGGTATAGGGCCCTCCCATTTATCCTTCATCGGTAACGTGACATTGGCCAATTTAGCATGTATAAGAGCAGTGTAGACAGCAGAGATCAACCCCCGGGGGCCCTGTGATCTAAAAACACCAATCAGAGGGAATCG contains:
- the LOC142741774 gene encoding protein FAM200C-like, which gives rise to MSSKKRKWSDEYVQYGFTCITERDGSQRPNCMICNARMSNSSLAPAKLREHFLKLHGDGQYKNTTLAEFKVKRARFDEKATLPVLGFVPINKPILTSSYEVAYLIAKQGKPHTIGETLIKPAVLKMANIMLGKAAEVKLSQIPLSNDTISDRIEDMSKDILAQVVADLISSPAKFSLQLDETTDVSNLSQLAVFVRYVKDDVIKEDFLFCKPLTTTTKAADVKKLVDDFFKDNNLSWDMVSAVCSDGAPVMLGRKSGFGALVKADAPHIIVTHCILHRHALATKTLPPKLAEVLKIVVECVNYVRNSALRHRIFSELCKEMGSEFEVLLYHSNVWWLSRGQVLNRVFAVRVELALFLQEHQHRHADCLKNSEFILILAYMADIFAALNHLNQQMQGGGVNIIEAEENLKAFKKKLSLWKRRTENDNFANFPLLDDCVSKIEEYLESETFLYPRN